Proteins encoded within one genomic window of Cellulomonas xiejunii:
- a CDS encoding non-ribosomal peptide synthetase: MAVDESVRAAVSTADVVAVPRSGGDGSPLSWFQERLWVHHRRSPLTTSYNLPLVLLVRGDLDVSALERSVDVIVARHEILRTSYGETATGEPRQLVTPPGRVHLPVVAVDREGMLKHLDELLEHRFDLERGPVYVARLLRLADDRHLLLLNVHHIAADAWSLKAVLLGELQSAYAAFCRGQEPDLPPLTVQYQDFAREQRTADLTDDVEYWRETLEGYEDSLELPTVHARQLRSGTTSGTFVHRYSPELSQALERFSRSHGCTMFMTLLAALGVTLSRYTDKDDLCVGTTTSDRPAVELEPLIGFFVNILPMRLRIDEESTVTALLEAVRAQVLGAFEHPVPFERILQTTDVARRGSENPLVPIVMRHQNFPETSLDTPLPGGVTFRPFPEPDETDEDVLRLLAQEHVPARCEIELSYTGGADGLAVEVVYASDLYDRGAVERLLAHHQCVLEGMLADADRRVLELPLLRGSDVAELLARSDQAPVTPAPAWTFVERFDAQAERTPDSVACRDEHGAWSYGQVARHADRVAHALAARGTGPGELVAVCLPRGGELIATLLGVWKAGAAYVPLDPSYPAAYLQQILDDASPGAVVCDTPRQAVLGVDDARCVLLDRLDDVPPDAPGAWRPQPGRPDAVAYVMYTSGSTGTPKGVRVPHRQLVNWLGALEASLPFQTGEVVGQKTTFAFAVGVKELFAGLLNGCPQVVLPDATVRDTAAFVDALAEHHVSRLNIVPSHLAAVIEHLVSSGKRLPALRVVVTAGEPLPRAQVLGFREVVPGARLLNNYGCTELNDVTYHDTAGFDGQSEFVPIGTPVANTKVYVLDRHGRLVPDGVPGELHVATVGLPDGYHRLDSLTAERFVPNPFGTAPSDRLYNTGDVVRYLPDGTLDFIGRWDFQIKVRGSRLDVRHVEEVMSGFDGIRARAVVGRGDRLVAFFTSHPGRAVDVASLRAYLQDRLPDFMVPDAFVLLEAMPQLPNGKLNRRALRETQGELQQSDAYEAPATATERTLADIWGLVVNVPAARIGRRTHFFEIGGHSLAAMRVLARTKDSFGVALGLSELFDAPRLDTLAAAIDREIARLPAGEHGTSSSRRAARVPQTRAEGSGLLHDKVVLVTGGSRGIGLATALLLAEQGATVAINYRDSEVQARHVKDLIEADGGTAEVFGADVTRADDVAEMVAAVQERFERIDVLVTNAHMHFRHAPFLGYDWDDLERKVGDELKAVFHPCQAVAPEMIRRGEGSIIAVSSTLSKRSTEGFLAQSTAKAAVDAFIRSLATELGQHGVRANTVAPGLTLTDAAMPMAPHVKESVAARSPMRRNGLPEDMAGAVVFLASDLSRFMTGTYLPVDGGFTTL; this comes from the coding sequence ATGGCCGTTGACGAGAGCGTGCGCGCCGCGGTGTCGACGGCTGACGTCGTGGCGGTCCCCCGGTCGGGGGGCGACGGCAGTCCGCTGTCGTGGTTCCAGGAGCGCCTGTGGGTCCACCACCGACGCAGCCCGCTGACCACGAGCTACAACCTGCCCCTGGTGCTGCTCGTGCGGGGCGACCTCGACGTGTCCGCGCTCGAGCGGAGCGTCGACGTCATCGTCGCGCGCCACGAGATCCTGCGGACCTCGTACGGCGAGACGGCCACGGGCGAGCCCCGGCAGCTGGTCACGCCGCCGGGACGCGTGCACCTGCCGGTCGTGGCGGTCGACCGCGAGGGGATGCTCAAGCACCTCGACGAGCTCCTCGAGCACCGCTTCGACCTCGAGCGCGGCCCGGTGTACGTCGCCCGGCTGCTGCGGCTGGCGGACGACCGGCACCTGCTGCTGCTGAACGTGCACCACATCGCCGCGGACGCCTGGTCGCTCAAGGCCGTCCTGCTGGGTGAGCTCCAGAGCGCCTACGCGGCGTTCTGCCGCGGGCAGGAGCCGGACCTGCCCCCGCTGACGGTGCAGTACCAGGACTTCGCGCGCGAGCAGCGCACCGCCGACCTGACCGACGACGTCGAGTACTGGCGCGAGACGCTCGAGGGCTACGAGGACAGCCTGGAGCTGCCGACCGTGCACGCGCGGCAGCTGCGGTCCGGCACGACGAGCGGGACCTTCGTGCACCGCTACTCCCCCGAGCTGTCCCAGGCGCTCGAGCGCTTCTCGCGGTCGCACGGCTGCACGATGTTCATGACCCTCCTCGCCGCGCTCGGCGTGACGCTCAGCCGCTACACGGACAAGGACGACCTGTGCGTCGGCACCACGACGTCCGACCGGCCGGCGGTCGAGCTCGAGCCGCTGATCGGCTTCTTCGTCAACATCCTGCCCATGCGGCTGCGCATCGACGAGGAGAGCACCGTCACCGCCCTGCTCGAGGCCGTGCGGGCGCAGGTGCTCGGTGCGTTCGAGCACCCGGTGCCCTTCGAGCGGATCCTGCAGACGACGGACGTGGCGCGTCGCGGCAGCGAGAACCCGCTGGTCCCCATCGTGATGCGGCACCAGAACTTCCCGGAGACGTCGCTGGACACGCCCCTGCCGGGTGGCGTCACGTTCCGCCCCTTCCCCGAGCCGGACGAGACGGACGAGGACGTGCTGCGGCTGCTCGCGCAGGAGCACGTGCCCGCGCGCTGCGAGATCGAGCTGTCGTACACCGGCGGCGCGGACGGGCTCGCGGTCGAGGTGGTCTACGCCTCGGACCTGTACGACCGGGGCGCGGTCGAGCGCCTGCTCGCCCACCACCAGTGCGTGCTGGAGGGCATGCTCGCCGACGCGGACCGCCGGGTGCTGGAGCTGCCGCTGCTGCGCGGCTCGGACGTCGCGGAGCTCCTGGCGCGCTCCGACCAGGCACCGGTGACCCCTGCGCCCGCCTGGACCTTCGTCGAGCGCTTCGACGCGCAGGCCGAGCGGACCCCGGACTCGGTCGCGTGCCGGGACGAGCACGGCGCGTGGAGCTACGGGCAGGTCGCCCGCCACGCCGACCGGGTGGCCCACGCGCTCGCCGCGCGCGGCACCGGGCCGGGCGAGCTCGTGGCCGTGTGCCTGCCCCGTGGCGGCGAGCTCATCGCCACGCTGCTGGGCGTCTGGAAGGCGGGGGCGGCGTACGTGCCGCTCGACCCGTCGTACCCCGCGGCGTACCTGCAGCAGATCCTCGACGACGCGAGCCCCGGCGCCGTCGTGTGCGACACCCCGCGCCAGGCGGTGCTGGGGGTCGACGACGCCCGTTGCGTGCTGCTGGACCGGCTCGACGACGTCCCGCCGGACGCCCCGGGGGCGTGGCGCCCGCAGCCCGGGCGGCCCGACGCGGTCGCGTACGTGATGTACACGTCGGGGTCGACCGGCACGCCCAAGGGCGTCCGCGTCCCGCACCGCCAGCTCGTCAACTGGCTCGGCGCGCTCGAGGCGAGCCTGCCGTTCCAGACCGGTGAGGTCGTGGGACAGAAGACCACCTTCGCGTTCGCGGTCGGGGTCAAGGAGCTGTTCGCGGGCCTGCTCAACGGCTGCCCGCAGGTCGTCCTGCCCGACGCGACCGTCCGCGACACCGCCGCGTTCGTCGACGCGCTCGCGGAGCACCACGTCAGCCGTCTCAACATCGTCCCGTCGCACCTGGCGGCGGTGATCGAGCACCTGGTGTCCAGCGGCAAGCGGCTGCCGGCGCTCCGGGTCGTCGTCACCGCCGGCGAGCCGCTGCCCCGCGCGCAGGTGCTGGGCTTCCGCGAGGTCGTCCCCGGGGCGCGGCTGCTCAACAACTACGGCTGCACCGAGCTCAACGACGTGACGTACCACGACACGGCGGGCTTCGACGGGCAGTCCGAGTTCGTGCCGATCGGCACCCCGGTCGCCAACACCAAGGTCTACGTGCTCGACCGCCACGGCCGCCTCGTGCCCGACGGCGTCCCCGGGGAGCTGCACGTCGCCACCGTCGGCCTGCCCGACGGCTACCACCGCCTCGACTCGCTCACCGCCGAGCGGTTCGTGCCGAACCCCTTCGGCACCGCGCCCAGCGACCGCCTGTACAACACCGGCGACGTCGTGCGGTACCTGCCCGACGGGACGCTCGACTTCATCGGCCGCTGGGACTTCCAGATCAAGGTCCGCGGCTCGCGCCTCGACGTGCGCCACGTCGAGGAGGTGATGAGCGGCTTCGACGGCATCCGGGCCCGCGCCGTCGTGGGCCGGGGTGACCGGCTGGTCGCGTTCTTCACGAGCCACCCGGGTCGTGCGGTCGACGTCGCGTCGCTGCGCGCGTACCTGCAGGACCGGCTCCCCGACTTCATGGTGCCCGACGCGTTCGTCCTGCTCGAGGCCATGCCGCAGCTGCCCAACGGCAAGCTGAACCGCCGCGCCCTGCGCGAGACGCAGGGCGAGCTGCAGCAGAGCGACGCGTACGAGGCCCCGGCCACCGCGACCGAGCGCACGCTCGCCGACATCTGGGGGCTCGTCGTCAACGTCCCGGCCGCGCGCATCGGCCGGCGGACGCACTTCTTCGAGATCGGCGGGCACTCGCTCGCGGCGATGCGGGTCCTGGCCCGGACGAAGGACTCGTTCGGTGTGGCGCTCGGACTCTCGGAGCTCTTCGACGCGCCGCGACTGGACACCCTGGCGGCGGCGATCGACCGTGAGATCGCGCGCCTGCCCGCCGGCGAGCACGGGACGTCGTCCTCGCGCCGTGCGGCTCGGGTCCCGCAGACCCGTGCGGAGGGTTCCGGCCTGCTCCACGACAAGGTCGTGCTGGTCACCGGCGGCAGCCGCGGGATCGGGCTCGCGACGGCCCTCCTGCTCGCCGAGCAGGGCGCGACGGTCGCCATCAACTACCGGGACAGCGAGGTGCAGGCGCGGCACGTCAAGGACCTGATCGAGGCGGACGGCGGGACGGCCGAGGTCTTCGGGGCGGACGTGACCCGCGCGGACGACGTCGCCGAGATGGTCGCGGCGGTCCAGGAGCGGTTCGAACGCATCGACGTCCTGGTGACGAACGCGCACATGCACTTCCGTCACGCGCCGTTCCTCGGGTACGACTGGGACGACCTCGAGCGGAAGGTCGGCGACGAGCTCAAGGCCGTCTTCCACCCGTGCCAGGCGGTCGCCCCCGAGATGATCCGCCGGGGCGAGGGCAGCATCATCGCCGTGTCGAGCACCCTGTCGAAGCGCAGCACCGAGGGGTTCCTCGCGCAGAGCACCGCCAAGGCCGCGGTCGACGCGTTCATCCGCTCGCTCGCCACCGAGCTCGGGCAGCACGGCGTCCGCGCGAACACGGTGGCGCCCGGGCTGACGCTGACGGACGCCGCCATGCCGATGGCCCCGCACGTCAAGGAGTCGGTCGCCGCCCGTTCCCCGATGCGTCGCAACGGCCTGCCGGAGGACATGGCCGGTGCCGTCGTCTTCCTCGCGAGCGACCTGTCGCGCTTCATGACGGGCACGTACCTGCCCGTCGACGGCGGCTTCACCACCCTGTAG
- a CDS encoding ABC transporter ATP-binding protein translates to MATLTTAEATSTAVRLVDIHKTYPAREPVHALRGVSLDLHAGSVTAIVGQSGSGKSTLLNCAAGLDTPSRGSVVVGGHDLTTLRPDDLTRFRREHVGFVFQAYNLIGHLTARENVRLPLVLAGRKVDAAWESALLEFLGVPELMDRLPGELSGGQAQRVAIARALITRPAVVFADEPTGALDSKTGAAVLQVLRDTARELRQTVVVVTHDAQVAAAAERVVVLADGLIVDRLEGPTAEQVTASLLTKGR, encoded by the coding sequence ATGGCCACGCTGACCACGGCCGAGGCGACGAGCACAGCCGTCCGCCTCGTCGACATCCACAAGACCTACCCGGCACGCGAGCCCGTCCACGCGCTGCGCGGGGTGTCCCTCGACCTGCACGCCGGTTCCGTGACCGCGATCGTCGGGCAGTCCGGCTCGGGCAAGTCCACCCTCCTGAACTGCGCGGCGGGGCTCGACACGCCCAGCCGTGGGTCCGTCGTCGTCGGCGGTCACGACCTGACGACGCTGCGACCCGACGACCTGACGCGGTTCCGCCGTGAGCACGTGGGCTTCGTCTTCCAGGCGTACAACCTCATCGGGCACCTGACGGCGCGCGAGAACGTGCGCCTGCCGCTCGTGCTCGCGGGCCGGAAGGTGGACGCGGCGTGGGAGTCGGCGCTGCTGGAGTTCCTCGGCGTGCCGGAGCTCATGGACCGCCTGCCGGGTGAGCTGTCCGGCGGTCAGGCGCAGCGCGTCGCGATCGCCCGTGCCCTCATCACCCGCCCGGCGGTCGTCTTCGCGGACGAGCCCACGGGCGCCCTGGACTCCAAGACCGGCGCCGCGGTGCTCCAGGTGCTGCGCGACACGGCCCGCGAGCTCCGGCAGACGGTCGTCGTCGTGACGCACGACGCGCAGGTCGCCGCAGCCGCCGAGCGGGTCGTCGTCCTGGCGGACGGGCTGATCGTCGACCGGCTCGAGGGCCCCACGGCCGAGCAGGTCACCGCCAGCCTCCTCACGAAGGGTCGGTGA
- a CDS encoding FtsX-like permease family protein encodes MWQLASTGVRAHRGAFAGTAVVLAVAAAVLAITGVLFESGTRLQSGGDSASGSLLVSLASSYAGTLIVVVVMVVAATVSLALRSRRREFALLRAVGATPSQVRRTVTLEVGVVSLVAAPLGAIAGLFGARLLDPVLVSSGMVAPDFTSALSPLPVLAAVALIVVTAVPVGRLGAREAARTDPTAALQQSAVEDRQVGIGRRLTALAMTLGGLAMAFSTLFIPGTMGAAMASLSAFLLVGAAALAGPVLVGWIFDRVARMHPSGGRPATMLAVRNVRGFSRRLTTVVVPLALVVAAATVQTSVNRAISEGAEQQFVAAVEADLVVTPTEGASPDLPAQVAAVPGVASTVPLASVPGEMRTDAESGAMGWEATALRVLPLGTAAVDPDVVKGSLDGIDAPDTVAVSTDTAFMSGAGVGETLTLRLGEDVVDATVVAVYSRGMGVGAIITGPATAEAHGLPVVPDTLLVDLADGADTAGATAAITALGATAADPETHIATAMQSAGGENDIGVALLLLLLGVVAVGAASTLAMTTMARRDELALLHRTGTTRRQLMGMTTVEAAVTGVTAWVLGTVAVVPAVIGVSAGVLDGPPVVDLLSYGIVSGAVVVFALVATALAARRTTKLATAVA; translated from the coding sequence ATGTGGCAGCTCGCCTCCACGGGCGTCCGCGCCCACCGCGGTGCCTTCGCCGGCACCGCCGTCGTCCTCGCCGTCGCAGCGGCGGTCCTCGCGATCACGGGTGTCCTCTTCGAGTCCGGTACGCGCCTGCAGTCCGGCGGTGACTCCGCCTCCGGGAGCCTGCTCGTCTCCCTCGCGTCCTCCTACGCCGGCACGCTGATCGTCGTCGTCGTGATGGTCGTCGCGGCGACCGTCAGCCTCGCGCTGCGCAGCCGCCGCCGGGAGTTCGCGCTGCTGCGCGCCGTCGGTGCGACGCCGTCGCAGGTGCGGCGCACCGTCACCCTCGAGGTGGGTGTGGTCTCGCTCGTCGCCGCTCCCCTCGGGGCGATCGCGGGCCTGTTCGGTGCCCGCCTGCTCGACCCCGTGCTCGTGAGCAGCGGGATGGTCGCACCGGACTTCACGTCGGCGCTCTCGCCGCTGCCTGTCCTGGCCGCCGTCGCGCTGATCGTGGTCACCGCGGTGCCCGTGGGCCGGCTCGGGGCCCGGGAGGCCGCCCGCACCGACCCCACCGCGGCGTTGCAGCAGAGCGCTGTCGAGGACCGGCAGGTCGGGATCGGCCGGCGGCTGACGGCCCTGGCGATGACCCTCGGCGGTCTGGCCATGGCCTTCTCGACCCTGTTCATTCCCGGCACCATGGGGGCCGCGATGGCGTCGCTGTCGGCGTTCCTGCTGGTCGGCGCCGCGGCGCTCGCCGGGCCTGTGCTCGTCGGCTGGATCTTCGACCGGGTGGCGCGGATGCACCCGTCGGGTGGCCGTCCTGCCACGATGCTCGCGGTCCGCAACGTGCGCGGCTTCTCCCGTCGGCTGACCACGGTCGTCGTGCCGCTGGCCCTGGTCGTCGCCGCGGCGACCGTCCAGACGAGCGTCAACCGCGCGATCTCGGAGGGCGCCGAGCAGCAGTTCGTCGCCGCGGTCGAGGCCGACCTCGTCGTGACGCCGACCGAGGGTGCGTCGCCGGACCTGCCTGCGCAGGTCGCCGCGGTGCCGGGCGTCGCGTCGACCGTGCCGCTCGCGTCGGTCCCGGGCGAGATGCGCACCGACGCCGAGAGTGGGGCCATGGGGTGGGAGGCGACCGCGCTGCGCGTCCTGCCCCTCGGCACCGCCGCGGTCGACCCCGACGTCGTCAAGGGCTCGCTCGACGGCATCGACGCCCCCGACACCGTGGCGGTCAGCACCGACACCGCGTTCATGTCCGGTGCCGGCGTGGGCGAGACGCTCACGCTCCGCCTCGGCGAGGACGTCGTCGACGCGACCGTCGTCGCGGTGTACTCGCGGGGCATGGGCGTCGGGGCCATCATCACCGGCCCGGCGACCGCCGAGGCCCACGGCCTGCCCGTGGTGCCCGACACGCTGCTGGTCGACCTCGCCGACGGCGCGGACACGGCGGGCGCCACCGCGGCGATCACCGCCCTGGGTGCGACCGCGGCCGACCCCGAGACCCACATCGCCACGGCCATGCAGTCGGCCGGCGGCGAGAACGACATCGGCGTCGCCCTGCTCCTGCTGCTGCTCGGCGTCGTGGCGGTCGGTGCGGCGAGCACGCTGGCCATGACCACGATGGCGCGTCGCGACGAGCTCGCGCTGCTGCACCGCACCGGGACCACACGCCGCCAGCTCATGGGGATGACCACCGTCGAGGCGGCGGTCACCGGGGTCACGGCCTGGGTGCTGGGCACCGTGGCGGTGGTGCCGGCGGTGATCGGCGTCAGCGCCGGTGTGCTCGACGGGCCGCCGGTGGTGGACCTGCTGTCCTACGGCATCGTCAGTGGGGCCGTCGTCGTGTTCGCGCTCGTCGCGACCGCGCTGGCCGCCCGGCGCACGACGAAGCTGGCGACAGCCGTCGCGTAG
- a CDS encoding flavin-dependent oxidoreductase, which yields MAEPRVLVAGGGIGGLAVALTLHQIGVPFTVLEGARELAPLGVGINLQPNAVRELDDLGIGPDVLDTIGVAAREWALVGRNGHDIYSEPRGLDAGYRWPQYALHRGRLQLLLAQTLQDRAGLDAIRLGHRVTGYEKNADGSVTATGQHPDGTVWREDGAVLIGADGIHSAVRAQMHPAQPPIHWGGTMMWRGTTQAVPVRTGSSFVGLGSARHRVVVYPISPADPVTGLATVNWIAELTVDDTAWQRSGWFRQVGIEEFAHHFDDWTYDWLDVPDLLRRAEVVYENPMIDRDPVPTWQDGPVLLVGDAAHAMYPTGSNGASQAIMDARHLGAAMLRHGVTTDALAAFDAQLCGPISQLVLRNRGAGPFGLLDLVDERCGGDFDDIEDVVPEPERSAFMAGYKAAAGFAVEQLNTAEPTIPSGAQAPVTVTGR from the coding sequence ATGGCTGAACCACGGGTGCTCGTCGCCGGTGGCGGGATCGGCGGGCTCGCCGTCGCGCTGACGCTGCACCAGATCGGCGTGCCGTTCACGGTGCTCGAGGGCGCGCGCGAGCTCGCGCCGCTGGGCGTGGGGATCAACCTGCAGCCCAACGCCGTGCGCGAGCTCGACGACCTCGGCATCGGCCCCGACGTGCTCGACACGATCGGCGTGGCCGCGCGCGAGTGGGCGCTGGTCGGGCGCAACGGCCACGACATCTACAGCGAGCCGCGCGGCCTGGACGCCGGGTACCGCTGGCCGCAGTACGCGCTGCACCGCGGCCGGCTGCAGCTGCTGCTCGCGCAGACGCTGCAGGACCGCGCCGGCCTCGACGCGATCCGGCTGGGTCACCGGGTGACCGGGTACGAGAAGAACGCCGACGGCTCGGTCACCGCGACCGGGCAGCACCCCGACGGGACCGTGTGGCGCGAGGACGGGGCGGTCCTCATCGGGGCCGACGGCATCCACTCGGCCGTCCGCGCGCAGATGCACCCCGCCCAGCCGCCCATCCACTGGGGCGGCACGATGATGTGGCGCGGCACCACGCAGGCCGTGCCCGTGCGCACCGGCTCGTCGTTCGTGGGCCTCGGTTCCGCGCGGCACCGCGTCGTCGTCTACCCCATCTCCCCCGCGGACCCCGTCACCGGCCTGGCGACCGTCAACTGGATCGCCGAGCTCACGGTCGACGACACCGCCTGGCAGCGCAGCGGCTGGTTCCGGCAGGTCGGCATCGAGGAGTTCGCGCACCACTTCGACGACTGGACGTACGACTGGCTGGACGTGCCCGACCTGCTGCGGCGGGCCGAGGTCGTGTACGAGAACCCGATGATCGACCGCGACCCCGTCCCCACCTGGCAGGACGGCCCGGTCCTGCTCGTCGGGGACGCCGCGCACGCGATGTACCCGACGGGCTCCAACGGCGCGAGCCAGGCGATCATGGACGCCCGCCACCTGGGCGCCGCGATGCTGCGGCACGGCGTGACGACGGACGCGCTCGCCGCGTTCGACGCGCAGCTGTGCGGCCCGATCTCCCAGCTGGTCCTGCGCAACCGCGGGGCCGGGCCGTTCGGGCTCCTCGACCTCGTCGACGAGCGGTGCGGCGGGGACTTCGACGACATCGAGGACGTCGTCCCGGAGCCCGAGCGGTCCGCGTTCATGGCCGGGTACAAGGCCGCTGCGGGCTTCGCGGTCGAGCAGCTGAACACGGCGGAGCCGACGATCCCGTCGGGCGCCCAGGCCCCCGTGACCGTCACCGGCCGATGA
- a CDS encoding DUF3237 domain-containing protein — MEPFCTLEVELAPIMDLGLGRFGERRIIPIVGGRVTGRVSGTIMNLGADWQSVAHDGVAELDARYAFETPDGALVEVVNKGYRHGPADVMRQLASGAPTPPESYFMRSTARLESGHPDYRWLNRMVFVGTGARDANSVQIDLYSVG, encoded by the coding sequence GTGGAGCCGTTCTGCACGCTCGAGGTCGAGCTGGCGCCGATCATGGACCTCGGCCTCGGCCGGTTCGGCGAGCGCCGGATCATCCCCATCGTGGGCGGCCGCGTGACCGGTCGTGTCAGCGGGACGATCATGAACCTCGGCGCCGACTGGCAGTCCGTCGCGCACGACGGCGTGGCCGAGCTCGACGCGCGGTACGCCTTCGAGACGCCCGACGGGGCGCTGGTCGAGGTCGTCAACAAGGGCTACCGGCACGGCCCGGCGGACGTGATGCGGCAGCTCGCGTCCGGTGCGCCGACGCCGCCGGAGTCGTACTTCATGCGCTCGACCGCCCGGCTCGAGAGCGGGCACCCGGACTACCGGTGGCTCAACCGGATGGTGTTCGTCGGCACGGGCGCGCGCGACGCGAACAGCGTGCAGATCGACCTCTACAGCGTGGGATGA
- a CDS encoding winged helix-turn-helix domain-containing protein, whose translation MSGATALFRTEVQRDVLRDLVLSADNTRTAADLARSTGHPPSSVAREVARLVDAGLVRTTPRGRRHLLSADYADPFMAAVRDAFAAEATIEAERDRGVRWWSTMPEVAERVRDALADDDSVWANRMLCDAVNQIPLVAALDGLDVMLAAPEPIGDDRWDALLAGAVRYRLRLIDRSAPSWTERDPLPAWWWPGGRGARAVLAMQRTPPELSRLGIWFDARNFTGA comes from the coding sequence ATGTCCGGTGCCACAGCCCTGTTCCGCACGGAGGTCCAGCGCGACGTCCTGCGCGACCTCGTGCTGTCGGCCGACAACACCCGGACGGCCGCCGACCTCGCTCGGAGTACGGGCCATCCCCCGTCGTCGGTGGCACGAGAGGTCGCCCGGCTCGTCGACGCCGGGCTGGTGCGGACGACGCCACGCGGCAGACGCCACCTGCTGAGCGCCGACTACGCCGACCCGTTCATGGCTGCCGTCCGTGACGCCTTCGCCGCCGAGGCGACCATCGAGGCCGAGCGCGACCGTGGCGTCCGGTGGTGGTCGACGATGCCCGAGGTCGCCGAACGCGTTCGTGACGCCCTCGCCGACGACGACAGCGTCTGGGCCAACCGGATGCTGTGCGACGCCGTCAACCAGATCCCGCTGGTCGCGGCGCTCGACGGTCTCGACGTCATGCTCGCAGCGCCGGAACCCATCGGGGACGACCGCTGGGACGCGCTGCTCGCCGGCGCCGTCCGGTACCGGCTGCGCCTCATCGACCGCTCGGCCCCGTCGTGGACCGAGCGCGACCCGCTGCCCGCGTGGTGGTGGCCCGGCGGCCGCGGTGCCCGCGCCGTCCTCGCGATGCAGCGCACCCCACCCGAGCTGTCCCGCCTCGGCATCTGGTTCGACGCCCGCAACTTCACCGGCGCATGA
- a CDS encoding cupin domain-containing protein, producing MDGTADTPELKQLYADFEAESLAPLWTQRDDLMPMSPSPKAVPFVWRWKALLDIAQRSGELVPVGRGGERRAMGLANPGLPGTAYATPTLWCAIQYLGGHETAPEHRHSQNAFRFVVEGEGVWTVVNGDPVAMRRGDLLLTPGWNFHGHHNDTDQPMAWIDGLDVPFSHYADVGFFEFGSERVTDEASPDVSRSERLWAHPGLRPLSGLQDQSSSPLSAYRWEHTDRALTEQLRLEDEGHPATVEQGHAAIRYTNPTTGGDVMPTLRCEFHRLRAGAQTPVRHEVGSSVWQVFEGEGTVVLGGTEHRVETGDLFAVPSWVPWSLHADSQFDLFRFSDGPIIDRLQFTRTYVPGQRNEDLA from the coding sequence ATGGACGGCACCGCCGACACCCCGGAGCTGAAGCAGCTCTACGCGGACTTCGAGGCCGAGAGCCTGGCCCCCCTGTGGACGCAGCGCGACGACCTCATGCCGATGTCGCCCTCGCCGAAGGCCGTCCCGTTCGTGTGGCGCTGGAAGGCGCTCCTGGACATCGCGCAGCGCTCCGGCGAGCTCGTGCCTGTCGGCCGCGGCGGCGAGCGTCGCGCGATGGGCCTGGCGAACCCCGGCCTGCCCGGCACCGCCTACGCCACGCCCACGCTGTGGTGCGCGATCCAGTACCTCGGCGGCCACGAGACCGCCCCCGAGCACCGGCACAGCCAGAACGCGTTCCGGTTCGTCGTCGAGGGCGAGGGCGTGTGGACCGTCGTCAACGGCGACCCCGTCGCCATGCGCCGCGGCGACCTGCTGCTGACCCCCGGCTGGAACTTCCACGGCCACCACAACGACACCGACCAGCCGATGGCCTGGATCGACGGCCTCGACGTCCCGTTCTCGCACTACGCCGACGTGGGCTTCTTCGAGTTCGGCTCCGAGCGCGTCACGGACGAGGCGTCACCGGACGTCTCGCGGTCCGAGCGGCTGTGGGCGCACCCCGGCCTGCGGCCCCTGTCCGGGCTGCAGGACCAGAGCAGCTCACCGCTCTCCGCGTACCGGTGGGAGCACACCGACCGCGCGCTGACCGAGCAGCTCAGGCTCGAGGACGAGGGTCACCCGGCGACCGTCGAGCAGGGCCACGCCGCGATCCGCTACACCAACCCCACGACCGGCGGGGACGTCATGCCGACCCTGCGCTGCGAGTTCCACCGGCTGCGCGCCGGGGCGCAGACGCCGGTGCGCCACGAGGTCGGGTCCTCGGTGTGGCAGGTGTTCGAGGGCGAGGGCACGGTCGTGCTCGGCGGCACCGAGCACCGCGTCGAGACCGGCGACCTGTTCGCCGTCCCTTCCTGGGTGCCGTGGTCTCTGCACGCCGACAGCCAGTTCGACCTCTTCCGGTTCTCCGACGGGCCGATCATCGACCGGCTGCAGTTCACGCGCACCTACGTCCCCGGGCAGCGCAACGAGGACCTCGCGTGA